Part of the Paenarthrobacter sp. JL.01a genome is shown below.
CCTGAAGGACAACCCTGACGAACTCCGCCGCCGCATCGGCATGGTGTTCCAGCAGTTCAACCTGTTCCCACACAAGACCGTGGCCGACAACATTTCTTTGGCGTTGCGCAAGCTCCGCGGCATGTCCAAGGATCAAGCCCGCGAAGAGGCCTTGGCGCAGCTCGACCTGGTGGGCCTGAAGCACAAGGCCGATTCGCGTCCGGCAAACCTCTCCGGAGGGCAGCAGCAACGTGTCGCCATCGCCCGGGCGCTGGCCATGAAGCCCGAGGTCATGTTCTTCGATGAAGCAACCTCGGCCCTGGACCCTGAACTGGTCAAGGGCGTTCTCGCCCTCATGACCGATCTTGCCCAGGGCGGCATGACCATGGTGGTGGTAACCCACGAAATGGGCTTCTCCCGCAACGTCTCAGACGTCGTGACCTTCATGGACGCAGGCGTGGTGGTTGAATCCGGTCCCCCGGAGCAGCTGTTCACCAACCCGCAGACGGAACGCCTTCAGGGCTTCCTCTCGGACGTTCTCTAGGCAGTACCGGGCCTCATGCGGACGCGGTCCAAGGCTGCAAAGAAGCCCCGCCCTTCCAGGACGGCCATGTGAATGGCCACCGTGGGAGGCGGGGCTTTCTCGCGTCTACTGTCCGTTCTTGACCCGCAGCACCGTGAGGGCCGCGGCATCGACCTTGGCACGGAAGACCGGATCTGCCAAGGCCTTCTTCACCACTGCCTGGTGCATCGCGGGAATACTGGTGGCATCAGCGCAGACCAGCATGGTTCCCCCGGCAGTGAAGAAGTTCACTGCACGGTCGGCATCGGACCACGCCTCCAATTGTGCGGCGCTGCAGACGTCATCGGAGAGGATAATGCCGGTGAATCCGGCATCTCCCCTCAGCATGGTGTCCATGATCGCGGGGGAAAAGGGGGCAATGTTGGCCGGATCGATTTTGTCGTAGTAGGCATTGGAGACCATGACCCACTGAGCCCCCGACGTGATGGCCGCTTTGAAGGGCTCCAGTGCGGGATCCGTCCGGGTGGTGGCGGTATCGCGCACGTGACTGGTGACATCGGTGTTGGGCACCACGCGCCCCAACCCGGGGAAGTGCTTGACCACCGGGGCCACGCCGGCATCCTTCATCCCTGCGGCGAAGGCATTCCCAAGTTCCGAGACCGTATCGGGTGCAAAGCCGTACTCACGTTGGAAGTGGCCGATGGGGCCGTTGGAAGGCGCAAACTGCGGACTGGTCACAGTATCAAGCACCGGCGCAAGGTTGACGTTTACGCCGACGCTGCGGAGTTCCTTGCCCCAAACGGCGGCGTCCGAACGGAGTTTGGCAGCTCCGGATGATGCCTGGACCAGCGCGGCGGGGATCGTGGAGAACCCAGGTCCGGAGAGAACCTGGACAAGTCCTCCTTCCTGGTCTGTGGCGACGAACAGCGGCACACCACCGGTTGTGGCAGGCGAAACCGTCCCGGTCAACGACGAAACAACCGTGGCAGTAGTAGTCGTTCCCGCCTTGCTTCGGCCGCTGAGATACACATTTCCGATGTGGTACTTCTTCAGCGCCTCCATGGTGGCCGGCTCGGCGCCGGTCGCTTTTGCCGCCACCATGAACAGCTGCCCAACGCGCTGCTCAAGACTCAGGGCGGCGAGCTGTTGCCCGGCCGCGGACGCATTGGAGGAGGCGGGTGCAGGTGCAGGTACCGAAGGTGTCGAAGGCGCGGTAGCGGAAGGAGGGGTGCTCGCAGGCGCGGCGGACGCAGTGGGCTGCGACGGCGACGCTGCCGGCGATGTTCCTTCCGCAGAGGACGGGCCGCCGGATGCCGTCCCGGCAGAACACCCTGACGCCATGGCGATCAAGGCTCCAGCGGCGGCGATGCTCACGCTGAGGGATGCAATGGTGTTGGACTTGCGCATGGTAAACCGTGTGTTCGTTGGGGGTTGGGTTTCCACCTACGAGCCTACCCTGGTCAAAGACAACAATGCCCAGGACAGCGACACCGGGCAGTGTCGCCGTCCTGGGCAGAAGACAATACGCTAGGCCGAAGCCGCGGCCTTGGCGGCAGCCGGGAGGGCCTCGATGATGCGGTTCATGGCAGCGTCGTCGTGGGCTGCGGACAGGAACCAGGCCTCGAAGACAGACGGCGGAAGGTAGACACCGGAATCCAGCATGGAGTGGAAGAACGGTGCGTAGCGGAAGCTTTCCTGGCCCTGGGCGTCGTCGTAATTGTGGACGCCGTTGGCGGATGTCCCGAAGGCAACCGAGAACAGGTTCCCTGCCCGCTGGATGGAGTGGTCCACGCCTTCGGCATCAAGGGCGGAGGACAGGGCTGCGGAGAGCTCCAGCGAACGGGCATCCACGTAGGCGTAAACGTCGGGCGTTGCGTGGCTCAGCGTCGCGACGCCGGCAGCCATGGCCACCGGGTTCCCGGACAGCGTACCTGCCTGGTAGACGGGACCAACAGGAGCAAGGTAGTCCATGACGTCGGCGCGGCCGCCAAGTGCCGCCGTCGGCATTCCGCCGCCGATGACTTTGCCGAAGGTGAGCAGGTCCGGAGCCCAGCCTTCCTGGCGGCCAGTCAGGCCCCAGTAGCCCGCATAGCCGGTGCGGAATCCGGTCAGGACCTCGTCGAGGATCAGGAGGGCACCGTGTTCCTTGGTGATGCGGGACAGTCCGGCGTTGAAGCCCTCCCCCGGGGTGACGACGCCCATGTTGGCAGGGGCTGCTTCGGTGATGACGGCAGCGATGTTCTTGCCGTGGGCAGCGAAGGCGGCCTCAACGGCGTCGAGGTCGTTGTAGGGCAGCACCAAAGTCTCGGCCGCGGTAGCTTCCGTAACCCCTGCCGATCCGGGCAACGCCAAGGTGGCGACGCCGGAGCCTGCAGCGGCAAGCAATCCGTCCAGGTGGCCGTGGTAGCAGCCGGCGAATTTGATAATCAGGTTCCGGCCGGTGTATCCGCGGGCCAAGCGCACAGCCGTCATGGTCGCTTCAGTACCGGTGGAGACCATCCGCAGGCGTTCGACGGCGGAGACGCGTTCCTTGACGATCTCCGCAAGGTTTGCTTCATCAGGGGTGGAGGCGCCGAAGGAAAGGCCCCGGTCAACGGCTGCGTGCACGGCATCGAGCACGGCCGGGTGCGCGTGGCCGAGGAGCGCCGGCCCCCATGAACACACAAGGTCCACGTATTCCTGGCCGTCAGCGTCGGTGAGGTAGGCGCCCTTGGCGGAGACCATGAATTTCGGGTTTCCGCCCACGGAACCGAAGGCGCGCACCGGCGAGTTCACGCCGCCGGGCATCAGGGACCGTGCGCGGTCGAAAAGCTGATCGGACACAGGGGTGTTTGACGTCATGGTACCTATTCTTTCAGTGTTTCCAGGGCGGGCCTGCCGCCTGGCAGTAGCGAGGGGCGTCAGGCCGAAGCCAGCAGTTTGGCAACCCGCGGAGCCACCTCGGTGCCGTAAAGCTCGATGCAACGCATCATGGATTGGTGGGGCAACGTGCCGTTGCTGTACTTGAGGTCAAAGCGGTCCACTCCAAGGTTCCGCTTCAGCAGCGCGATCTTCTGCGCAACGGTCTCGGGCGAACCTACGTAGAGGGCACCTTCAGGACCGCACATGGCATCGAATTCGCCGCGGTTGCCCGGTCCCCAGCCACGCTCGGCACCGATCCTGTTGCGTTGTTCAAGCCAGTGCGGGAAAAGTTCCTCGCGGGCAGCTTCGTCGGTGTCGGCGATGAATCCGGGAGAGTGCGTTGCAATCGGGCGCATCGGGTGACCGTACTTGGCCATCGCTTCGCGGTATAGGTTGACCAAGGGGGCAAAGCGCCGTGGCTCTCCCCCGATGATCGCGAAGATGATGGGATAGCCGTATTCAGCGCAGCGCAGCACCGATTCCGGTGTTCCGCCCACTCCGATCCAGGCCGGAAGCAGATGGTGCTGGAGTTTCGGATATACCTGCAGGCCGCTGACGTTCGGCCGTGTGCGTCCCTCCCAATGCACCGGCATTTGCGCCCGCACCTTGTCAAAGAGTTCCAGCTTCTCTTCAAAGAGGACCTCGTAGTCCGCCAGGTCCAGGCCGAACAGCGGGAAGGACTCGATGAACGATCCCCGCCCGAGCATCACTTCAGCCCGGCCATTGGAGATCGCGTCAACGGTGGCGAACCGCTGGAACACACGGATTGGATCATCGGAACTCAAGACAGTCACAGCCGAGCCAAGCCGGATCCGCGAGGTCACGGCTGCCGCCGCCGCCAGGAAGACCTCGGGCGCGGAAACCGCAAAGTCGCGGCGGTGGTGCTCTCCTACGCCAAACGCATGGATTCCGACGGCGTCGGCCAGCTTCGCTTCCTCCAGCAGCTCACGCAGGACTTGCGCGTGCTCCTTGGGGTTCCCCTCGGCGTCGAGCCCGGCATCACCGAAGGTGTTCAGCCCGAGGAGGATCTGGTCGGCGGGAACGGGTGCCGTGGGATCGGAGGGAACGGATGTCATCAGGACTCCTTCAGCCAGCCTGCCAGTTCGGAGGCCCAATAGGTCAGGACGGTATCGGCTCCGGCACGCTTGATCCCGAGCACCGATTCGGTGATGGCACCGCGCCGGTCGATCCAACCATTGGCGGCAGCTGCTTCGATCATGGCGTACTCACCCGAGATTTGGTAGGCCGAGACCGGGACAGGGCTCATGGCAGCTACATCGGCCAGGATGTCGAGGTAGCTCATGGCCGGCTTGACCATCACCATGTCCGCACCTTCTTCGAGGTCGAGTTCAACCTCGAGGATGGCTTCGCGGCGGTTGGCGGCATCCATCTGGTAGGTGCGCCGGTCACCCTTGAGCTGCGAATCGACAGCCTCGCGGAACGGGCCGTAGAACGCTGAAGCGTACTTGGCGGCGTACGCCAGGACTGCGGTGTTCTTGTGGCCGGATTCCTCCAGGGCCTGGCGGATGACGGCAATCTGCCCGTCCATCATGCCCGATGGCCCCAGCACATGGGCACCCGCATCGGCCTGCGCCACAGCCATTTGGGCGTAGATCTCCAAAGTTGCGTCGTTGTCGACGTAGCCCTCGGCGTCCAGCACTCCGCAGTGCCCGTGATCGGTGAACTCGTCGAGGCAAACGTCGCCCATGATGACAAGGTCGTCCCCAACTTCGGCTTTGACGTCCCGGATGGCTTTGTTCAGGACGCCGTCCGGGTCAAGGGACGCAGTGCCCCGGGCATCGCGGACCGCAGGCACACCGAACAGCATGATGCCGCCCACGCCAAGCCCGACGGCTTCGGCGGCTGCCCGCTTCAAAGAGTCGGTGGTGTGCTGGACGACGCCGGGCATGGAACTGATGGGACTTGGCTCCGTGAGGCCCTCACGGATGAAGGCCGGGAGGATCAGGTCGGCGGGAGCCAACCTGTTCTCAGCAGTGAGCCTGCGCATGGCGGGAGTGGTGCGCAAGCGGCGGGGACGATGGTTCGGAAAGCTCATTGCGGATTCCCTTCGTTGGCGAAAACAGATTCCAGGGCGGCCACAATGCCGTCCGGTGTTGGTTCTTTGGCGGTCGCTGCCACGGTGATGCCGAGCCGGGAAGCTTCAGCCGCCGTCGGACGTCCGATCGCGATGAAGCGGCTCCCGCCCAGCGTCGGGAAGATGGCCGCCAGCCGCCGTGCGGCACTGGGTGAGGCGGCCACCACGGCGTCCATGGTCCCGGCGTCGAACGCCTTCCGGGCCTCGGCGGGGTCAAGGACCGATGGAGTCCCGTCCCCGGAATTGACGACGGCGGCAGGCAACCGGGCGCCGAGGCGCATTTCCTCACGGGCCGGGTAATCGACAGTGTGATAGGCAACGACTGCGGTCACGTCGGCACCCTTTGTAGACAAACCGTCCCTCAGGCCGGGTGCTGCGATATCGGCCTGCGGCAGGAACACCCGCGAAGGTGCTTGCTCCCAGACCTCCACCAAGCCTTCAGCGGACTGGGCGCCGGATGGAACCAAGTCAACGCTGAAGCCAAGGGATTCCAGGACATGGCGCGAGGATGCTCCAATGGTGGCCACTTTGGTTCCGGCGGACAGCAGGTCGGGCAGGGGGACGCCGCGTTCGGCGGCTTTCTCCACCAGGACCCTTACGGTGGTGATGCTGCTGATGACCAGCCAGTCAAAGTCCCCTGCGAAGAGCCTGTCCAGTCCTGCATCAAGGGCGGGCTGGTCCTGCGCCCTTTCGAAATCGATCAAGGGCAGGACCAGAGGCTCGGCCCCCAAACCGCTGAGGAGGCTTGCCAGCGGACGGGCCCGGTCGGCGCTCCTGGTGATCAGGATCCGCCGACCGGCCAAGCGTGTCCTGGCTTGCCCGGACCTGGCGTGCCGGGCAGTGGCATGCCCGGCATCCGCTTGCTCAGGACGCTGCAAGGTCCGCGATCTCCGCGGCGCCCGCGGCCAGCAGAAGTTCGGCAACTTCGATGCCCAGCAGCGTGGCTCCCACTTCGGTCAATCCGTCGGTGGCTTTCTTCTCGCGGACCGTCTTGGTCCCATCCACTGCGCACACTACGGCCTCCAGGTGCAACATGCTGCCCTTGCGGAAAGCGTAGGCACCCACGGGAGCCGCGCATCCGGCCTCAAGCCGGGCCAGCACCGCACGTTCAGCCGTCACGGCAAGGCGCGTGTCGTCGTCGTTCAGTGCTGCAAGCGCCTGTGCCAGCACGCCGTGGGAGCCCTCGCCGGTCGAACCCTGCGCGGGCGCGTCCTCGGTACGGCACTCAATGGCCAAAGCTCCCTGTCCCGGCGCCGGCAGCATCACGTCGGTGCCGAAGAACTCGCTGACGGAATCCAGACGGTCGATCCGTTCCAAGCCGGCCGCGGCAAGCACCACGGCGTCGAGGTCGCACGACTTGCCGGGGACAACCTCGTCGGTCGCGTTTCCGGGAAGCCCGGGGACACGGCCGAGGCGGGTATCGACGTTGCCGCGGATATCCAGTACCTCGATGTCCGGGCGGGCCGCACGGAGTTGCGCCGCACGCCGGGGTGAACCGGTGCCGACTTTGGCGCCCGCGGGCAGCTGGGCCAGCGTCATGCCCTCTCGCGCGCACAGAACGTCCCGGACGTCCACACGGGTGGGGGTGGCGGCGATGGAGAGTCCAAGCGCTGAACCCGTGGGGAGGTCCTTAAGCGAGTGCACAGCGACATCGCAGTTCTCCGCCAGCAACGCATCCCTGAGCGCGGCAACAAACACACCGGTTCCGCCCATTTGGGAGAGGGACCCGGTTTTGACGTCGCCCTCGGTCTTGATGTGCACCAGCTCCACCGGGAAGCCACCCACCGCAGCCAGCTTGTCTGCTGTTTGCTGGGTCTGCGTCAGGGCAAGCTTGCTCGCCCGGGTTCCGATGCGGACTGTCACTTGGCTGCCTCCGAGGCGGGGTAGGCATCGTGGCGGGTTCCCACGGTGGTTCCAACTTCGGCAATGACGGGCTTGGCGCCCCGGAAGTTCTCGCAGCAGTTCGGGCGGCAGACGTCGTACCAAGGGCCGAGGTCCGTGACGTGGGGACGGTCTGCGATGTTGTTATCGACAGTCCGCTCACAGATGAGGTCCACGAGTCCGGCAACAAAAGCCGCGTGCGTGCCCGGCGTCGGGACGCGGGTTGCTGCAATGTCGAGGTTCTTGCAGGTCTCCAGTGCCTCGGTGTCGAGGTCCCAGGCAACTTCCATGTGGTCGCTGACGAAGCCAAGGGGAACAATGACCACACCGCGAACACCCTGCGGGGCGATTTCTTCAAGGTGGTCGTTGATGTCCGGTTCGAGCCACGGAATGTGCGGAGCACCCGAGCGCGACTGGTACACAAGGTCCCACGCGACGTTCGGCGCCACGACGTCCATGATGGCCTGCGCGTTGGCAAGGTGCTGGGCTGCATAGGCGGAGCCTTCGGCGAATTCGCGGGGCTCGTCTTCCGAACGGCCCGCGGCTTCAGCGTCCCGCGTCGGGATGGAGTGCGTGGCGAACAGGACCCGGATCTTGGAGTCCGGGTCAGCTTCGCCTGCAGCTGCAAGCTTGGCCCGGATCTCTTCCAGGCCGGCGGCAGTTCCCTCGAGGAACGGCTGGACCACGCCCGGGTGGTCGAAGTACTGGCGGATCTTGTCCACCTGGAGCTTGCCGTCCAAACCGGTTTCGGTCAGCGCGATGCCGATGTCCTCGCGGTACTGGCGGCAGCTGGAGTAGCAGGAGTAGATGCTGGTGGTGAGCATCAGGATGCGGCGGTGGCCGGCGTCGTAAGCGTCCTGGAGGACCGGCGCGATGTAAGGGTCCCAGTTGCGGTTGCCCCACAGGACCGGCAGGTCGATGCCGCGCGTGGCAAGTTCGGCCTCGATCGCGGCCTTCAGTTCACGGTTCTGCTGGTTGATGGGGCTGATGCCGCCAAAAGCGCGGTAGTGGTGCGAGACCTCTTCGAGGCGTTCGTCCGGGATTCCACGGCCACGGGTGACGTTGCGCAGGAACGGAATGACGTCTTCCTGGCCTTCAGGACCACCGAAGGACGCCAGGAGCACGGCATCGTAGTTTTGGGGCGCCTGGCGGCCACGTTCGGTCACTTCGTTCAGTTCGGTGGAGACGATCGGTGCGCTCACGCGAGGACCTCGGCAATCTCGGCTGCGGTGACCCGGCGGCCGGTGTAGAAGGGAATTTCTTCACGGACGTGGTTGCGGGCGTCGGTGGCGCGGAGGTGGCGCATGAGATCCACCAGGTCCACGAGCTCGGGAGCCTCAAGGCCCAGGATCCATTCCCAGTCGCCCAATGCGAAGGAGGAGACGGTGTTGGAGATGACCTGCGGGAACTCCCGGCCCAGCATGCCGTGCTCGCGGAGCATGGCGCCACGCTCTTCAGCGGGCAGGATGTACCACTCGTAGGAGCGGACGAAGGGGTAGACACAGAGCCAGGTGCTGGGTTCAACCCCGCGGGCGTAAGCCGGGACGTGGCTCTTGGCGAACTCCGCTTCGCGGTGCACACCCATGGCGGACCAGACGATTTCGGTTCCGGCGAAGAGCTTGCTTCGGCGGATGGAGCGGACCGCTGCCTGCAGGTCCTCCGGCTTGGCCCCATGGAGCCACACCATGATGTCGGCGTCGGAGCGCATCGCCGAGACATCGTAGCTGCCGCGCAGGACCACTCCGTCAGCAGCGAGCTTTTCTACCAGGGCTTCGAATTCCTGGGCAGCATCGCCGCTGCGCAGGACGTCGGCAGAGCGCTTGAAAACAGTCCAGAGCGTAAAGAACTGCTCTTCGGTTTCAGCAGTTTTAGTGACAGATTCGACAGAAGTGTGGCTCATGGTTCAAGTTTGCCCCGTGCCGGCCCCTAAGTCGAAACGGATCAGTTCTACATTGCGTAGAAGTGATGTAAATCACGGAATCGTTGCTTCCTCGCCGCTTCCCTGGGCGAGTTGCCGCCGCGTGTCAGCAACGACGGCCGCCAAGCCGTTTCCAGCCAACCAACCGCCCACCACCACCAAGCCCTCGGCAGCGGCACACACCTTCCTGACTTCGGCTACGCGCTGTTTATGACCGACGGCGGCGAAGGGCAAGGCTCCCGCCCACCGGACGACATCCCAGTCGACAACGTCACTGCCGGACACCGGCACCGTCAGCAGCTTCGACGCATCCTCCAGCGCTGCGGCCAGGAGTGCGTTGTCGTCCAGGACCACATCTGCTCCCCCACCGGCTTCTTCGCGACGACCATACGACAGGCGCACCACATGCGTCCCGGGACCGGCTTCCTCAGCCAACCAGTCCCATTTGGCCGTGGCGTGGGTCAGTGCCTTGGCTGTGATGCCAGGGGTTTGCGGTGCCACCAGGATTCCGGTGCCACGTGGCCGGCTGTCCAGCTCAGGCAGGTCCACCACGAGCGTCACCAGGCTCACCAGGGGTCCGGGCGCGGGACGCAAGCCAGCCAAGGCAGGCACGGACTTCTCCAGCAGCCCGACGGCGGCCGGACCGTCCAGCGCAACCACCAACCGTCCGGCGTCGTACGTTGAACCGCCGGCGGCGACCCGCCAGCCGTCCCGGGTCTTCACTACGTCTTCGGCACGCTTGTCCGTCAACAGCTCTGCGCCGCGGTCCCGGAGATCCGCTACCAGGGCGGTGACCAATGTGTTCATGCCACCGTTCAAGCCGGCGACGGCGGAACCCGCCTTCGCCGGTCCGGCGCCGGCTTTCCGCTGTGCTGCTACGGCAGCGGCAAGCGAACCGTGCTTGCGGATGCCGGCACGCAGTCCGGGTGCGACCATGTCCACGTCCAGAAGGCCGGGATCGGCCGAATGGACACCACCGACCACCGGCGATACGAGCCGGTCCAGCACCTTCTTCCCCATCCGGGCGCGGACCAACGACGAGACACTCGTGACGTCGGAGGAAGTCCCGACGGTTGCCGGCAGCCAACGATCAATGGATGCACGCAATGCCCCTACGAACCCG
Proteins encoded:
- a CDS encoding amino acid ABC transporter ATP-binding protein → MSEFASGSLTAKNIHLSFGSNHVLRGIDLHVEKGTTASVIGPSGSGKSTLLRVMNRLIEPDQGDILLDGKSVLKDNPDELRRRIGMVFQQFNLFPHKTVADNISLALRKLRGMSKDQAREEALAQLDLVGLKHKADSRPANLSGGQQQRVAIARALAMKPEVMFFDEATSALDPELVKGVLALMTDLAQGGMTMVVVTHEMGFSRNVSDVVTFMDAGVVVESGPPEQLFTNPQTERLQGFLSDVL
- a CDS encoding glycoside hydrolase family 3 N-terminal domain-containing protein; the encoded protein is MRKSNTIASLSVSIAAAGALIAMASGCSAGTASGGPSSAEGTSPAASPSQPTASAAPASTPPSATAPSTPSVPAPAPASSNASAAGQQLAALSLEQRVGQLFMVAAKATGAEPATMEALKKYHIGNVYLSGRSKAGTTTTATVVSSLTGTVSPATTGGVPLFVATDQEGGLVQVLSGPGFSTIPAALVQASSGAAKLRSDAAVWGKELRSVGVNVNLAPVLDTVTSPQFAPSNGPIGHFQREYGFAPDTVSELGNAFAAGMKDAGVAPVVKHFPGLGRVVPNTDVTSHVRDTATTRTDPALEPFKAAITSGAQWVMVSNAYYDKIDPANIAPFSPAIMDTMLRGDAGFTGIILSDDVCSAAQLEAWSDADRAVNFFTAGGTMLVCADATSIPAMHQAVVKKALADPVFRAKVDAAALTVLRVKNGQ
- the hemL gene encoding glutamate-1-semialdehyde 2,1-aminomutase, yielding MTSNTPVSDQLFDRARSLMPGGVNSPVRAFGSVGGNPKFMVSAKGAYLTDADGQEYVDLVCSWGPALLGHAHPAVLDAVHAAVDRGLSFGASTPDEANLAEIVKERVSAVERLRMVSTGTEATMTAVRLARGYTGRNLIIKFAGCYHGHLDGLLAAAGSGVATLALPGSAGVTEATAAETLVLPYNDLDAVEAAFAAHGKNIAAVITEAAPANMGVVTPGEGFNAGLSRITKEHGALLILDEVLTGFRTGYAGYWGLTGRQEGWAPDLLTFGKVIGGGMPTAALGGRADVMDYLAPVGPVYQAGTLSGNPVAMAAGVATLSHATPDVYAYVDARSLELSAALSSALDAEGVDHSIQRAGNLFSVAFGTSANGVHNYDDAQGQESFRYAPFFHSMLDSGVYLPPSVFEAWFLSAAHDDAAMNRIIEALPAAAKAAASA
- a CDS encoding LLM class flavin-dependent oxidoreductase; protein product: MTSVPSDPTAPVPADQILLGLNTFGDAGLDAEGNPKEHAQVLRELLEEAKLADAVGIHAFGVGEHHRRDFAVSAPEVFLAAAAAVTSRIRLGSAVTVLSSDDPIRVFQRFATVDAISNGRAEVMLGRGSFIESFPLFGLDLADYEVLFEEKLELFDKVRAQMPVHWEGRTRPNVSGLQVYPKLQHHLLPAWIGVGGTPESVLRCAEYGYPIIFAIIGGEPRRFAPLVNLYREAMAKYGHPMRPIATHSPGFIADTDEAAREELFPHWLEQRNRIGAERGWGPGNRGEFDAMCGPEGALYVGSPETVAQKIALLKRNLGVDRFDLKYSNGTLPHQSMMRCIELYGTEVAPRVAKLLASA
- the hemB gene encoding porphobilinogen synthase; the encoded protein is MSFPNHRPRRLRTTPAMRRLTAENRLAPADLILPAFIREGLTEPSPISSMPGVVQHTTDSLKRAAAEAVGLGVGGIMLFGVPAVRDARGTASLDPDGVLNKAIRDVKAEVGDDLVIMGDVCLDEFTDHGHCGVLDAEGYVDNDATLEIYAQMAVAQADAGAHVLGPSGMMDGQIAVIRQALEESGHKNTAVLAYAAKYASAFYGPFREAVDSQLKGDRRTYQMDAANRREAILEVELDLEEGADMVMVKPAMSYLDILADVAAMSPVPVSAYQISGEYAMIEAAAANGWIDRRGAITESVLGIKRAGADTVLTYWASELAGWLKES
- a CDS encoding uroporphyrinogen-III synthase codes for the protein MAGRRILITRSADRARPLASLLSGLGAEPLVLPLIDFERAQDQPALDAGLDRLFAGDFDWLVISSITTVRVLVEKAAERGVPLPDLLSAGTKVATIGASSRHVLESLGFSVDLVPSGAQSAEGLVEVWEQAPSRVFLPQADIAAPGLRDGLSTKGADVTAVVAYHTVDYPAREEMRLGARLPAAVVNSGDGTPSVLDPAEARKAFDAGTMDAVVAASPSAARRLAAIFPTLGGSRFIAIGRPTAAEASRLGITVAATAKEPTPDGIVAALESVFANEGNPQ
- the hemC gene encoding hydroxymethylbilane synthase; translation: MTVRIGTRASKLALTQTQQTADKLAAVGGFPVELVHIKTEGDVKTGSLSQMGGTGVFVAALRDALLAENCDVAVHSLKDLPTGSALGLSIAATPTRVDVRDVLCAREGMTLAQLPAGAKVGTGSPRRAAQLRAARPDIEVLDIRGNVDTRLGRVPGLPGNATDEVVPGKSCDLDAVVLAAAGLERIDRLDSVSEFFGTDVMLPAPGQGALAIECRTEDAPAQGSTGEGSHGVLAQALAALNDDDTRLAVTAERAVLARLEAGCAAPVGAYAFRKGSMLHLEAVVCAVDGTKTVREKKATDGLTEVGATLLGIEVAELLLAAGAAEIADLAAS
- a CDS encoding ferrochelatase, which produces MSAPIVSTELNEVTERGRQAPQNYDAVLLASFGGPEGQEDVIPFLRNVTRGRGIPDERLEEVSHHYRAFGGISPINQQNRELKAAIEAELATRGIDLPVLWGNRNWDPYIAPVLQDAYDAGHRRILMLTTSIYSCYSSCRQYREDIGIALTETGLDGKLQVDKIRQYFDHPGVVQPFLEGTAAGLEEIRAKLAAAGEADPDSKIRVLFATHSIPTRDAEAAGRSEDEPREFAEGSAYAAQHLANAQAIMDVVAPNVAWDLVYQSRSGAPHIPWLEPDINDHLEEIAPQGVRGVVIVPLGFVSDHMEVAWDLDTEALETCKNLDIAATRVPTPGTHAAFVAGLVDLICERTVDNNIADRPHVTDLGPWYDVCRPNCCENFRGAKPVIAEVGTTVGTRHDAYPASEAAK
- the hemQ gene encoding hydrogen peroxide-dependent heme synthase produces the protein MSHTSVESVTKTAETEEQFFTLWTVFKRSADVLRSGDAAQEFEALVEKLAADGVVLRGSYDVSAMRSDADIMVWLHGAKPEDLQAAVRSIRRSKLFAGTEIVWSAMGVHREAEFAKSHVPAYARGVEPSTWLCVYPFVRSYEWYILPAEERGAMLREHGMLGREFPQVISNTVSSFALGDWEWILGLEAPELVDLVDLMRHLRATDARNHVREEIPFYTGRRVTAAEIAEVLA
- the hemG gene encoding protoporphyrinogen oxidase; amino-acid sequence: MRGGHATHKPGTTAVVVGGGISGLLAARELAMAGATVTVLEATGSWGGCVGSHVVAGLRLDSGAESFATRSPAVADLAAELGLGEQIVAPHPGGAWVQLPDGPQELPKTGVLGIPANPWDPEVRRSLGFVGALRASIDRWLPATVGTSSDVTSVSSLVRARMGKKVLDRLVSPVVGGVHSADPGLLDVDMVAPGLRAGIRKHGSLAAAVAAQRKAGAGPAKAGSAVAGLNGGMNTLVTALVADLRDRGAELLTDKRAEDVVKTRDGWRVAAGGSTYDAGRLVVALDGPAAVGLLEKSVPALAGLRPAPGPLVSLVTLVVDLPELDSRPRGTGILVAPQTPGITAKALTHATAKWDWLAEEAGPGTHVVRLSYGRREEAGGGADVVLDDNALLAAALEDASKLLTVPVSGSDVVDWDVVRWAGALPFAAVGHKQRVAEVRKVCAAAEGLVVVGGWLAGNGLAAVVADTRRQLAQGSGEEATIP